The Panicum hallii strain FIL2 chromosome 9, PHallii_v3.1, whole genome shotgun sequence genome has a window encoding:
- the LOC112877720 gene encoding hsp70-binding protein 1, with protein MAKDGGPDWNGLLKWSLAHGDGTNPPRALSEEDRKWFMEAMQANTVDVVQRMKEITQVMKTPEDILESQGVTPENIEDMLDELQEHVESIDMANDLHSIGGLDPLLGYLKNSHAGIRAKAAEVVSTIVQNNPKSQQLVMESNGLEPLLTNFKSDPSTNARTKALGAISSLIRHNQPGTSAFRLGNGYAGLKDALGSDDARLQRKALNLIQYLLQNNKADRSVATDLGLPKLMMHLASNDDSLVREAALSGLLELAQDKTSGNALPDQDKLKDILKSRIEEISLMDADDLHAAREERQLVDKLWKECYNEPSSLREKGLVVLPGEDAPQQPPPDVAGKMFEPPLRAWAAARPSPKDDSDSGSEKKDVPPLLLGPGPSSNSNS; from the exons GCCATGCAAGCCAACACAGTAGATGTTGTCCAGAGGATGAAGGAGATCACTCAGGTGATGAAAACTCCAGAAGATATCTTGGAGTCTCAGGGTGTGACCCCAGAGAACATTGAAG ATATGTTGGATGAGCTACAAGAGCATGTGGAATCCATTGACATGGCAAATG ATCTACATTCTATTGGTGGGTTGGATCCTCTACTTGGTTACTTGAAAAATTCACATGCTGGCATCCGAGCAAAGGCAGCAGAAGTTGTGAGTACAATTGTGCAGAACAATCCCAAGAGTCAGCAACTTGTCATGGAATCCAATGGACTAGAGCCCCTCCTGACAAACTTCAAATCAGATCCAAGTACAAATGCACGAACGAAAGCTTTAGGAGCCATATCCT CTCTTATTCGTCATAACCAGCCTGGAACATCTGCATTTCGCCTGGGAAATGGCTATGCTGGATTGAAGGATGCTCTTGGTTCTGATGATGCCAGACTTCAGAG GAAAGCTCTCAATCTCATACAATACCTGCTGCAAAACAACAAGGCAGACAGGAGCGTAGCTACAGATCTTGGTCTTCCGAAGCTGATGATGCACCTTGCGTCCAATGACGATTCCTTAGTGCGTGAAGCTGCATTAAGCGGTCTCCTTGAGTTGGCGCAGGACAAGACATCTGGAAATGCTCTACCCGACCAAGACAAGCTGAAAGACATCCTCAAGAGCCGAATCGAAGAGATCAGCTTGATGGATGCCGACGATCTCCATGCCGCTCGTGAGGAGCGGCAGCTGGTGGACAAGCTCTGGAAGGAATGCTACAATGAGCCCTCGTCCCTCAGGGAGAAGGGTCTCGTGGTGCTCCCTGGAGAGGACGCACCCCAACAACCCCCACCAGATGTCGCAGGGAAGATGTTTGAGCCGCCGCTTCGCGCATGGGCAGCTGCAAGACCTTCTCCGAAAGATGATTCTGATTCCGGCAGCGAGAAGAAGGATGTACCGCCGTTGCTGCTTGGCCCTGGGCCGTCTTCCAACAGCAATTCTTAG
- the LOC112875611 gene encoding dnaJ homolog subfamily B member 8 isoform X2: MALQLQGAGPRPPLPLAASRCRLAPLAPPLVRLAVASSSSPPSLRLSCRGPAPRWRRASVRARAGAGGGRRRESPYEVLGVSPSAAPNEIKRAYRRLALKYHPDVNKEPNAQEKFLRIKHAYNTLMNSESRSKYASSSSDSSWSSSSSRESKSTAAEEPFYGFAEFLKDLQTEFQNWEAGLNSDQKPKSLWEELAAIGEEFVEFLENELKIDDSSPSGNTGNDPYTQFGGQAKNARDEKTSTNSFDDGVSEIEAALEKLKKELGLG, encoded by the exons ATGGCGCTACAGCTACAGGGCGCCGGCCCGCGTCCGCCCCTACCACTCGCCGCCTCCCGCTGCCGTCTTGCTCCGCTGGCGCCTCCCCTCGTCCGCCTGGCTGTCGCCTCCTCAAGCTCGCCCCCCTCCCTGCGCCTCTCCTGTCGTGGCCCCGCGCCTCGCTGGCGGCGGGCGAGCGTGAGGGCGCGCgctggggccggcggcggccggcggagggagTCCCCGTACGAGGTGCTCGGCGTGTCTCCGTCGGCGGCGCCCAACGAGATTAAGCGCGCGTACCGGCGCCTCGCGCTCAAGTACCACCCGGACGTCAACAAGGAG CCCAACGCTCAGGAAAAGTTTCTGCGGATCAAGCACGCTTACAACACTCTGATGAACTCAGAGAGCCGATCCAAGTACGCGAGCAGCAGTTCAGATTCGTCTTGGTCCTCCTCCAGCTCCAGGGAGAGCAAATCAACTGCTGCAGAAGAGCCGTTCTATGGATTTG CGGAATTCcttaaagatctgcaaacagaATTTCAGAACTGGGAAGCTGGGTTAAATTCAGATCAGAAACCTAAAAGCCTTTGGGAAGAATTGGCA GCAATTGGCGAGGAATTCGTAGAATTTCTGGAAAATGAACTGAAGATTGATGACTCCAGCCCTAGTGGCAACACGGGAAATGATCCATACACGCAGTTTGGAGGGCAAGCAAAAAATGCTAGGGACGAAAAGACGTCAACAAACAGTTTTGATGATGGTGTTTCTGAAATAGAGGCCGCTCTTGAGAAGCTGAAGAAGGAACTTGGACTCGGCTAA
- the LOC112875611 gene encoding dnaJ homolog subfamily B member 9 isoform X1, with product MALQLQGAGPRPPLPLAASRCRLAPLAPPLVRLAVASSSSPPSLRLSCRGPAPRWRRASVRARAGAGGGRRRESPYEVLGVSPSAAPNEIKRAYRRLALKYHPDVNKEPNAQEKFLRIKHAYNTLMNSESRSKYASSSSDSSWSSSSSRESKSTAAEEPFYGFVVVPFAAEFLKDLQTEFQNWEAGLNSDQKPKSLWEELAAIGEEFVEFLENELKIDDSSPSGNTGNDPYTQFGGQAKNARDEKTSTNSFDDGVSEIEAALEKLKKELGLG from the exons ATGGCGCTACAGCTACAGGGCGCCGGCCCGCGTCCGCCCCTACCACTCGCCGCCTCCCGCTGCCGTCTTGCTCCGCTGGCGCCTCCCCTCGTCCGCCTGGCTGTCGCCTCCTCAAGCTCGCCCCCCTCCCTGCGCCTCTCCTGTCGTGGCCCCGCGCCTCGCTGGCGGCGGGCGAGCGTGAGGGCGCGCgctggggccggcggcggccggcggagggagTCCCCGTACGAGGTGCTCGGCGTGTCTCCGTCGGCGGCGCCCAACGAGATTAAGCGCGCGTACCGGCGCCTCGCGCTCAAGTACCACCCGGACGTCAACAAGGAG CCCAACGCTCAGGAAAAGTTTCTGCGGATCAAGCACGCTTACAACACTCTGATGAACTCAGAGAGCCGATCCAAGTACGCGAGCAGCAGTTCAGATTCGTCTTGGTCCTCCTCCAGCTCCAGGGAGAGCAAATCAACTGCTGCAGAAGAGCCGTTCTATGGATTTG TGGTTGTGCCTTTTGCAGCGGAATTCcttaaagatctgcaaacagaATTTCAGAACTGGGAAGCTGGGTTAAATTCAGATCAGAAACCTAAAAGCCTTTGGGAAGAATTGGCA GCAATTGGCGAGGAATTCGTAGAATTTCTGGAAAATGAACTGAAGATTGATGACTCCAGCCCTAGTGGCAACACGGGAAATGATCCATACACGCAGTTTGGAGGGCAAGCAAAAAATGCTAGGGACGAAAAGACGTCAACAAACAGTTTTGATGATGGTGTTTCTGAAATAGAGGCCGCTCTTGAGAAGCTGAAGAAGGAACTTGGACTCGGCTAA